The DNA sequence TTAAATATGACATATACAtgaagtaaaataattttaaattttattttatattaaaataataaatctcatATTCAATCTCAATtactatttataatatataattttacaaatatCAATATAACATTttgtagaatttaaaataaaatacatataaaactaAATTGGAAATGCTCTTATAGTCCTTCTGTACGTTGAAACTTGTATTTCAACAGCTATATATCCAAAAAAGATATCATACCCTAACCGAAAAATCATTCTCTGTCCAAAAGCGTATATGATTCATGAGATATATTAACATAAAACTATATATTATATAACATTATTTACTactttataaaaataaagatagaagtaaAAAATAACAGATGAATGTATAATTAACATCCAGAAGCAAAATAATAGAAACAATTTAGAGAATGTATATAGGTATGGATTGTGTTATAAATGATGAGGAACGAATGTATAAACTTTATATTTGTGAAAGATTTATATATTGATAGTTTGATACATCTCTTAAATGACTGCTCAGGTTGGTAATTAACATTCCAGGAACTACAGGGGCGAGCTTCGGTaagcacatatatatacataagatTTATGTAAAATGTTAAAGTACAGTGTAGCATATTATATTCATCCAtgttatatatacattaaaattatctattaaaattagctactacaatatagaatatatataaaagtataaaatatatattaaaataaattaaattataactatatttatatataaatacatactagttaattttataataattaatttaaataattgattttaatgtaaaaataatatttttgtgtgATATTATATATGTTAAGTAAGAAAATATAATGCAGGGCAAGAGATAATGAAGTACGAGAGTCCAGAACCAACGGCAGGAATACATAGAATAGTGTTTGTGCTGTACAAGCAAATGGTGGGGAGGCAACTGATACACGCTCCGACGTGGCGTAACAACTTTAACACTCGCGACTTTGCTCAAGTTTACAATCTCGGATCTCCTGTTGCTGCTGTGTACTTCAATTGCCACCGGGAGAGTGGTTGTGGTGGAAGGAGAATGATCTAGCGTGAAAGTGATAGGATAATACTGATCCAATAGCATATAGCTAGGCAAATAAATTGATAAGTACTTCAATTTAATAcatatgtatgtgtgtgtgtttttttttttaagaatcagTAGCTAGATCTTGATATAAAAGAATACTTAAATAAGTGGGAAGTTGTCTGCTGGGCTTTCGTTAATTCCTCCTATATATGCAATGTATGCTTCTTAAGGAttgatatataaatatgtatgacACGTTATTCATATGTTGATGCACGGTTATCAATTGTTGGCTACTTGTTGCTCTATCATCTAAATGTAAGGAGATAgcacataaataataatattgtatgtTAGATGTGTTGTAATTAGGAGTAcagaattttattaaaagaatttacttattaaaagaattttattaaaaaagcaaaaataatttacttatagtttaaaattaaaagtaatttccAAAGCATATGAGAGTCACTACATCAACCCCGTCCGCGACACAATCAGAGAAAAAGATTGACAGAATAGTGTTTCAATAAAAATATGAGAGTAAGTACTCCTGATACTCTATAATCTATCTATGTCTAATGTAAGGCGGGATAAAGTTAGACAGCCTCATATTGAAAAAGATCCACGGATTTGTATCTCCAATTGGAGAGTGAATCATTTACAATTTTTGTGGATAATTTACCTGACAATGTTTCGAATAATGAATTGTTTCATATGTTCAAGTGGACAGGAAGGATAAATGACATCTATTTGGCACGTAAAGAGAAGTATGACTGGATCCATCTGTTTGCTTTTATCAGGTATACTACAAAAGGAGGTGCATTAAAGGCCATCAAGGAGATGAATGGAATGCGATTAAGGAGCAAAGAGATCTTTGTGGGTGAGGCTAAGTACAGGAGGAGGATTGATGTCCGGGGAAAAATCACTACACACGATGAAGATGTCAGGGAGTTTCCTgatggaaaacaagaaaaaatcaaagaaaagaatatTGAGGTGAACGAGAAAGAGAGAGTTTTCTTGGAACACCATAGAAGTGAAGAACTAGAAATTCAGAGGGAACCGTTGGAGGTGGGATGAGATCCAGTGGTAATGATGCCACATGGACTACGGGAGGCAGAGCATGACAAGGATAGAAAGGTATTTGCTGTTGAGGATTTGGATGAGTGGCATGAGGATTTTTTGAAAACGCGAATAAATAATCCTTTGATGTATCCGGCAGTTATGGTGAGTGCGAAATCTATAGAATCTCAAACAATCAGCAACGAAGCAATCTCTGAAAGAACAGAGACTTGGGAATACGGGGATAAACGGAAAGAAGGGGTTGATCTGGTGTTGAACAAAAGTTTAGTTGGGGCTGAGTTGAAGCATATAAGGCCCAATATGTTAGTGGGGTATGGCGGTGAAGTGGCTGTGTGGTGCGACGGAGAGTAAGTCATTATGCGTTTTAAAAGGGCCTCCTTGCTGGCTGCTGCGGGCGACGGTGATGAGAGGGGCGTGGCTAGTCATGGAGTTTGCGGGGTTGATGCCACGGTGAATAGCGCCGACGAGGCAGATCTGGGAGCAATGTTGAAGTCACCTGCTAGAGGCGGAGGTGATAATGTCCGCGCTGAACTTGATGGCGTGGAGGCCAGGGAGGAGCGTGAAGCCCCTTATACACCCGACGAGCAGAATCAAGCCGGAAAAGAGATTGGCGGAGGTGCGGAGAATTGTTCGAACAGTACAGCGGAAAAAAACATTCCACCAGGTGTAGTTAATGAGATCCACGCTAGTTTGGACGAGAGTGGTAAGCAGCATGTTGGCATATGTCTGATGAGGGGTGATGCAGTGCAAGATTCAGATTTAGAGGATGAGAATACAATGGTGCAGGAAATTGAGTTGGATGATGAAAGGGCTGTAAGGAACTTGGAAGATTCGGAGAACTCAGAGCAGGATGCAGACGGTAAAACTAATCAAGATGAACACGGAGGAAGTTGGGATAAAGATATGGCTGAAAATAGGGTTGCTTGGAATTTGGCTGTCGAATCAGGAGCTGTTTTATATGACGAGGATGAGGACATTATGGCTATTCTCCAAGCTCAAAATGAAGTATTAGAACAAAAAAGAAGGCAAGcaaaacagaaagagaaagcaagaaggTGCCGCCCTAAAAACCGAAATAAGGTGTgtaataaagtttttaaatgattttagttTGTGGAATATGAGGGATTTAGGGGGTGTTGGAAAGTGAAAAATGGTAAAAAATTTAAGAGTAAAAATAATGTGAATATATTAAGATTGATAGAGACAAAGAATGAGGtgatttctaagtttgatgtagtGCAATTTTGGGGTAATGATGCGGTGAGTTTGGAATTTGTGGGATCGGAAGGTGCTTCTGGAGGTTTATTAATAATGTGGGATGTTATGATATTTAAGTTGAGTAATTGTTACAAAGGGGAGAGATGGTTGTGTATAGAAGGGGAATTGACAAACAATAATTTTATTTGTGCTGTTTGCTTGGTATATGGTGCGCATACAAGGGAAGAGAAGCTTGCTGTGTGAGAAGAGTTGAGTTTTTTATCGGAAATATGCCAGGTTCATCTTTGCTATATGGGTGTCTTTAATGAGGTTGTGCAGTTGGAAGAAAGAAAAGGTGCTAGTGTGTTAACAGTTTTATCGAACTTGTGGATATAGAACTGAATGATCGTAAGTTTACGTGGTTCAGGGAGTCAATCGTGCAgtcaaattaatagaatattggtGAGTTTGGTTTCATTGTTATCATTTGGAGCACTTGGTTGAAAATGAATGACAAAATTTTCAGGAATCAATAATCAGGTGTTGCAGAAGTAGTTAACAGGTCGTTAAGAGTTACAAAGAGTGGAATGATATTTGATCTTTTGGGTTGTTGATGGCTTTTGTCGAAGATGATTagaaattagtttattttatttgtttagtaCGTTTCTGTTGAGACGTTGATGCTCCACCTTACTGTGTTGagctttttatttcaaaaaaaaaaaagaattttattatttatgtactTACTTAGCTTCCCACCCTTACTATTTAAATAGTGTTTTGTATCTAAATAGTAACGTCTAGCTAATTTAATCTCTTTATAATTAATTTGAGTTGATCAAAGTGTTAGTTTATTTATCTGTTTAAATAAATGTTAGGAGTTTGAATCTCTTCTTGTGCATGCAGTAATTAATTGATTAAcgacaaattcttaaataaaacttaaatttacAGTAAATTAGCTCTTAATTTGTCGGACTTGAAAATACCGTaaacaacaaataaaatttaatctctTCATCAATTTTTTAATTGTGCACACAGAAGTTTTGGCATCAAGTATGTGGTTAATCAAAAGTGCAGTACGAGCAAATAAAGGTTAAAATAAAAAGTCAATTGAATTaagaaacataaattatattgcaatatagaaattaaaataatcgAATAATGCGCTAAAGAATATCAATACAAGGTTATTCTATCATTCTACCTAACGGAAGCTTTCTCTACCGCCAAGCGCCAGTGTTCACACAGCATCCATACAAAGCGAAAAGAAAAAAACAGGAAGAGAGAGGAGAAGCGaattaaattaattcttataAGGGTGTGTAAAAGAGAACatagaaattaaattataaagGTAATTAGACTTTTAGAATTAATGGTTAAAGGATATTTTAATACTTTAAGCATAAACGTACAAGGgcatttctgtttttttttttaaattgatgttAAAAAAGTATTTTAGTATCTTAA is a window from the Arachis hypogaea cultivar Tifrunner chromosome 17, arahy.Tifrunner.gnm2.J5K5, whole genome shotgun sequence genome containing:
- the LOC112765876 gene encoding protein VERNALIZATION 3 — translated: MDPLTLGRLLGDVVDPFTSSVSLRIAYNNNSEVVNCSDFKPSQITKQPRVDVGGDDFRTFYTLIMVDPDAPSPTNPNMREYLHWLVINIPGTTGASFGQEIMKYESPEPTAGIHRIVFVLYKQMVGRQLIHAPTWRNNFNTRDFAQVYNLGSPVAAVYFNCHRESGCGGRRMI